The following are from one region of the Penaeus chinensis breed Huanghai No. 1 chromosome 32, ASM1920278v2, whole genome shotgun sequence genome:
- the LOC125042453 gene encoding Rieske domain-containing protein-like yields MVKVKNQSSPRLSRSPSRKSSLRTGSLVKVNEQDVALFRYGDVVYAISEHCPHAGGPLHIGDIEDVPGKSLCVRCPYHGWKFDLKTGEKIKPQKS; encoded by the exons ATGGTCAAAGTGAAGAATCAGTCATCTCCTCGTTTATCAAGATCACCAAGCAGAAAATCATCCCTTAG AACTGGGAGCCTAGTTAAAGTTAATGAACAAGATGTTGCTCTTTTCCGCTATGGAGATGTTGTTTATGCCATCTCTGAACATTGTCCTCACGCAG GTGGTCCTCTGCATATTGGTGACATAGAAGATGTTCCTGGGAAGTCTCTGTGTGTCAGATGCCCATACCATGGTTGGAAATTTGACCTCAAAACTGGTGAGAAAATTAAGCCACAaaa